Proteins from a genomic interval of Alteromonas macleodii ATCC 27126:
- a CDS encoding (2Fe-2S)-binding protein produces MITFTVNGNKHEFSGDPSTPVLWYLRDELNLTGPKFGCGMAQCGACTVHIDGMAQRSCVLPVSAVQGRKITTIEGLSENGDHPVQKAWVEHKVPQCGFCQCGQIMQAASLLSTNPTPSDEEIVQNMSGNICRCGTYPRIHKAIKSASKSISGNAGVSYFDPTQAGEEA; encoded by the coding sequence ATGATCACGTTTACCGTTAATGGTAACAAACACGAATTTTCTGGTGACCCATCAACACCAGTGTTGTGGTACCTTCGTGACGAATTAAATCTTACAGGACCTAAGTTTGGCTGTGGTATGGCGCAATGTGGCGCTTGTACTGTTCACATTGATGGCATGGCACAACGCTCTTGCGTATTGCCTGTGTCAGCCGTTCAAGGCAGAAAAATTACCACTATTGAAGGGCTAAGCGAAAATGGCGATCACCCTGTCCAAAAAGCGTGGGTAGAACACAAAGTACCACAATGTGGTTTCTGTCAATGTGGGCAAATCATGCAAGCTGCCAGTCTATTATCAACCAACCCAACGCCAAGTGACGAAGAAATTGTTCAGAATATGTCGGGCAACATCTGTCGTTGCGGCACGTACCCTCGCATTCACAAGGCCATTAAGTCTGCGTCGAAATCAATAAGCGGCAACGCTGGCGTGAGCTACTTTGACCCAACCCAAGCGGGAGAAGAAGCATGA
- a CDS encoding JmjC domain-containing protein produces the protein MPTNDNSYIIDAQSGNGFNAETFLKNYWQQKPVVIKHFFDNFVDPIDENDLAGLAQESEVDARIISNVKGSWHVEQGPITDFDNACQGKWTLLVQGVDKYVPDVTPLLHPFSFIPNWRLDDLMVSFATNGAGVGAHIDQYDVFLVQGKGRRRWRVGKPADYKEVFPHPKLRQIEGFDPVIDVVVEPGDVVYVPPGWPHDGATIEDSLTYSVGYRAPDNLQLAESLAMMLDKGAHNYRFTDASRSMQGNRAWVNPSDVAILKQQLIDAINGEDFTLALLEAMSEQGIPEYPLEDEVSLEQISNEFAAGISFVPAPGVRALLCDGKRGLPRALFVNGSQFEFGKSDQEWFEVLASGGVLNATCCQDAPSFTFLETLTTLINNGYWEWFEG, from the coding sequence ATGCCCACTAACGACAATTCGTACATTATTGATGCACAATCTGGAAACGGCTTTAATGCAGAAACCTTTCTAAAAAACTACTGGCAGCAAAAGCCGGTAGTCATCAAACACTTCTTTGACAACTTTGTAGATCCTATCGATGAGAACGATCTTGCCGGTCTAGCACAAGAGTCGGAAGTGGATGCACGTATTATTAGCAACGTGAAAGGCAGCTGGCATGTTGAACAAGGGCCAATTACCGATTTTGACAATGCATGTCAGGGCAAATGGACATTACTAGTTCAAGGCGTAGATAAATATGTGCCCGACGTAACCCCTCTACTACATCCCTTTTCTTTTATCCCTAATTGGCGATTGGACGACCTGATGGTGAGCTTCGCCACCAATGGTGCAGGCGTTGGTGCTCACATCGACCAATATGATGTATTTTTAGTTCAAGGTAAGGGCCGAAGACGCTGGCGTGTGGGCAAGCCGGCGGACTATAAAGAAGTTTTTCCACATCCAAAATTAAGACAAATTGAAGGCTTCGACCCTGTTATAGATGTTGTGGTTGAGCCTGGCGATGTGGTGTACGTACCACCGGGCTGGCCTCATGATGGAGCGACAATTGAAGATAGCCTCACCTACTCTGTGGGTTATCGTGCTCCGGACAATCTGCAACTAGCGGAAAGCCTGGCGATGATGTTGGATAAAGGCGCACATAATTATCGCTTTACCGATGCAAGCCGCTCTATGCAAGGCAATCGTGCTTGGGTAAATCCAAGCGATGTTGCCATTCTTAAGCAGCAGCTCATAGATGCGATAAACGGTGAAGACTTTACTTTGGCACTTCTAGAAGCCATGAGTGAACAAGGCATTCCTGAATATCCGCTAGAAGACGAAGTATCGCTAGAGCAAATTTCAAATGAGTTTGCCGCAGGCATTAGCTTTGTTCCTGCACCGGGTGTGCGTGCATTACTATGTGACGGTAAGCGTGGTCTTCCTCGCGCGCTCTTTGTAAATGGCAGTCAGTTCGAATTTGGTAAAAGTGACCAAGAATGGTTTGAAGTGCTGGCATCAGGAGGCGTTTTGAACGCAACGTGTTGCCAAGACGCGCCTTCTTTTACATTTTTAGAAACCTTAACTACACTTATCAATAATGGTTACTGGGAATGGTTCGAAGGTTAA
- a CDS encoding molybdopterin cofactor-binding domain-containing protein codes for MSENTYFDMNRRSFLKSTAAAGALVLGTYFMGGAPRAMAGVLAKPAENAKRANLFIALRPDGMVEVTCHRSEMGQQIRTAIAQIVADEMEAAWDKVIVIQGKGDPKYGDQNTDGSRSIRFNMQRLREMGASVRHMMQHAAAKRWGVEPSTCVAEQHVVTHTSGKTLAYKDLIDDALTITPPEADKLKLKERKEWRYINTGMAHIDLQDIVTGKAIFAADVREPKALVAIIERPPVVGGKVKSFNADKAKAVNGVVDVIEIPAPKGAPQFQPKGGLAIIANNTWAAWQGRKALDVTWDDGANGDYNSANFKEQLLNTVNAPQALVREKGDALSVLEKASDKLVADYYVPHLAQAPMEPPCATAMYYKDRVDVWAATQNPQADMETVGAMVGMDKEKINVHVTMLGGAFGRKSKPDFSAEAAFLSMKTGKPIRVQWTREDDIQHGFYHAVSAQHVEAALDENGKIDAYLHRTAFSPIASTFQEGANAPFSFELDLGFTDNPILTPNMKLERGEAPAKARIGWMRSVSNIFHAFAVQSFINEAAHKAGKDSKDYLLEVIGPDRIIDVTDQKAEYQNYWGDKSVYPLDTGRLRNVIEKVSDMAGWGRKMPKGRGLGIAAHRSFLTYVATVVEVEVSDAGDLSVIKSWVAIDAGTVVNTDTVKNQTQGGSVYGITTAISDGITFDKGRVQQSNFHNYRVPRMSDSPLEVEVEVIESDAPPAGVGEPATPVYAPALCNAIFAACGKRIRQLPIGNQLKA; via the coding sequence ATGAGTGAGAATACCTATTTTGATATGAATCGCCGCAGTTTCTTAAAATCGACAGCAGCGGCGGGTGCACTGGTTCTTGGTACCTATTTTATGGGTGGTGCACCTCGCGCCATGGCTGGCGTATTAGCAAAGCCGGCGGAAAACGCAAAGCGCGCAAACTTGTTCATTGCACTTCGCCCTGACGGCATGGTTGAAGTAACGTGTCACCGCAGCGAAATGGGTCAACAGATCCGAACCGCCATTGCGCAAATTGTAGCTGACGAGATGGAAGCTGCGTGGGACAAAGTCATTGTTATTCAAGGCAAAGGCGACCCCAAATACGGTGACCAAAACACCGATGGCTCGCGTAGTATCCGCTTCAATATGCAGCGTCTTCGAGAAATGGGCGCAAGCGTGCGTCATATGATGCAACATGCAGCAGCTAAGCGTTGGGGTGTTGAGCCAAGTACCTGTGTTGCCGAGCAGCATGTGGTAACACACACTTCAGGTAAAACGCTTGCTTATAAAGACTTAATAGACGATGCATTAACCATTACGCCGCCAGAAGCAGATAAGCTTAAGCTTAAAGAAAGGAAAGAATGGCGTTACATCAATACCGGTATGGCGCATATCGACCTTCAAGATATCGTTACCGGTAAAGCAATCTTCGCCGCCGACGTGCGCGAGCCAAAAGCACTTGTTGCTATAATCGAACGCCCACCTGTAGTGGGCGGTAAGGTGAAAAGCTTCAATGCAGATAAAGCAAAAGCGGTTAATGGCGTTGTTGATGTAATTGAAATTCCAGCGCCAAAAGGTGCGCCTCAGTTCCAACCAAAAGGTGGGCTAGCCATTATAGCTAACAACACATGGGCAGCATGGCAAGGCCGCAAAGCATTAGACGTCACCTGGGACGATGGCGCAAATGGCGACTATAACTCAGCGAACTTTAAAGAGCAGTTGCTTAACACAGTAAATGCACCTCAAGCGCTTGTTAGAGAAAAAGGCGATGCGTTGAGCGTTTTAGAAAAAGCCAGCGACAAACTGGTTGCTGACTATTACGTGCCGCATTTAGCACAAGCCCCAATGGAGCCACCATGTGCTACTGCCATGTACTATAAAGATCGCGTTGACGTATGGGCAGCAACACAAAATCCGCAGGCTGATATGGAAACCGTGGGCGCTATGGTTGGCATGGACAAAGAAAAAATCAATGTTCACGTTACCATGCTAGGTGGTGCTTTCGGGCGTAAATCTAAGCCTGACTTTTCAGCGGAAGCAGCATTCCTATCAATGAAAACGGGCAAGCCAATTCGCGTTCAATGGACACGTGAAGATGATATTCAGCACGGTTTCTATCACGCGGTTTCTGCTCAACATGTTGAAGCTGCACTTGATGAAAACGGTAAAATTGACGCTTATCTTCACAGAACCGCGTTTTCACCTATTGCCTCTACGTTCCAAGAGGGCGCGAACGCACCCTTTAGCTTTGAGTTAGATTTGGGCTTTACGGATAACCCTATTCTTACGCCCAACATGAAGTTAGAGCGCGGTGAAGCACCAGCCAAAGCCCGTATTGGATGGATGCGTTCAGTATCGAACATCTTCCACGCGTTTGCTGTACAGTCGTTTATTAATGAAGCAGCCCACAAAGCAGGCAAAGACTCTAAAGATTACCTATTGGAAGTAATTGGTCCTGATAGAATTATTGATGTGACGGATCAAAAAGCTGAATATCAAAACTATTGGGGTGACAAGTCGGTTTATCCTTTGGATACAGGTCGTCTTCGCAATGTAATTGAGAAAGTATCTGACATGGCAGGCTGGGGCCGCAAAATGCCTAAAGGCCGCGGACTGGGTATTGCTGCGCACCGTAGCTTTTTAACTTACGTTGCTACTGTGGTTGAAGTTGAGGTGTCTGACGCTGGCGATCTTAGCGTGATTAAATCATGGGTAGCTATTGATGCAGGTACTGTAGTTAACACCGATACGGTTAAAAACCAAACCCAAGGCGGCTCGGTTTACGGTATCACAACAGCAATCAGTGACGGTATAACGTTTGATAAAGGGCGTGTACAGCAGAGTAACTTCCACAACTACCGTGTACCGCGCATGAGCGATTCACCACTAGAGGTAGAAGTTGAAGTAATTGAAAGCGATGCGCCGCCAGCAGGTGTAGGTGAACCTGCAACCCCCGTGTATGCGCCAGCGCTGTGCAATGCCATTTTTGCTGCATGCGGTAAGCGTATTCGCCAGCTACCTATTGGTAACCAGCTTAAAGCGTAA
- a CDS encoding DUF4826 family protein, with amino-acid sequence MAEQPENQPISDEERATWVREQFQKANKFLAENGVLFDSVITEESRYLMPYLAVWKIRAMDSKRYWVISGDLPSDYTSVDNAKDAKDVLRHFAMHWQLKAENLINAEGADDTQKAFGALLINRAESLFAMQNAPDLWN; translated from the coding sequence ATGGCAGAACAACCAGAAAACCAACCAATCAGTGATGAAGAACGCGCAACGTGGGTACGAGAACAGTTTCAAAAGGCAAACAAATTTTTAGCGGAAAATGGCGTGTTGTTTGATTCTGTTATTACCGAAGAAAGTCGTTATTTAATGCCGTACCTTGCAGTTTGGAAAATTAGAGCAATGGACAGTAAACGCTATTGGGTTATTAGTGGTGATTTACCTTCTGATTACACATCAGTCGATAACGCCAAAGACGCCAAGGACGTACTTCGTCACTTTGCTATGCATTGGCAGTTGAAAGCAGAAAACCTCATTAATGCAGAGGGCGCAGACGATACTCAAAAGGCGTTTGGTGCTTTACTAATTAATCGTGCTGAAAGCTTGTTTGCCATGCAGAACGCGCCAGATCTTTGGAACTAA
- a CDS encoding adenylate/guanylate cyclase domain-containing protein translates to MDLRNTNHTPFSLQEKHCVVLSPTVSKVLSPTLETKSSAANLKSCIKNAVVIFCDLSGFQQLSVKYGDITCARLVDSLFSEFDVLAADLHLSPLKTNGDQYIAVGFSGELSSTTHSLLNALVNAIEFAFRARELVNSNDLLASSSSQLRVGIATGSLLAGQSARPLAGFDIWGTTVNRAAMLEQYTAPNTIAICEKSYSLVKRQIMHRSSASANNPCSFNTYFTCGSNRNANTELSTREHDKRKLSESKMCGENCKETTFLPKQLHTKTMLMSAYVC, encoded by the coding sequence ATGGATTTACGCAACACGAACCACACTCCTTTCTCATTGCAGGAAAAACACTGTGTTGTACTTTCCCCCACGGTTTCGAAGGTGTTAAGTCCAACGCTAGAAACCAAAAGTAGTGCCGCGAATTTAAAAAGCTGTATAAAAAATGCCGTCGTCATTTTTTGTGACCTATCAGGCTTCCAACAACTCTCAGTTAAATATGGCGACATTACATGCGCCAGACTTGTAGATAGCCTGTTTTCTGAATTCGATGTGCTTGCCGCTGATTTACACCTTTCGCCATTAAAAACCAACGGCGATCAATATATTGCGGTTGGTTTTAGCGGCGAACTTAGCAGTACAACACACTCGCTTTTGAACGCTCTGGTGAACGCCATCGAATTCGCATTTCGCGCTCGCGAGCTTGTAAATAGCAACGACCTTTTAGCATCATCTTCAAGTCAACTGCGAGTTGGCATTGCGACAGGATCTTTACTTGCCGGCCAATCTGCTCGCCCGCTTGCAGGCTTTGATATTTGGGGGACTACGGTAAATAGGGCTGCAATGTTAGAGCAATACACAGCACCTAATACAATTGCTATTTGTGAGAAGTCTTACAGCCTGGTTAAACGACAGATTATGCATCGCTCTAGCGCGAGTGCGAATAACCCTTGCTCCTTTAATACGTACTTCACTTGTGGTTCAAATAGAAACGCTAACACTGAGCTCTCAACGCGTGAACACGACAAGCGGAAACTCAGTGAGTCAAAAATGTGTGGCGAAAATTGCAAAGAAACCACATTCCTACCAAAACAGCTGCATACGAAAACAATGCTAATGAGCGCATACGTTTGCTAA
- a CDS encoding PGPGW domain-containing protein, protein MRIVRLTLGAILFIGGIVLTLLPGSILLVIGGLVLLSYDWPKARSWLKYSQKTMTNGARRIDRFLLMRKLR, encoded by the coding sequence ATGCGAATAGTAAGACTTACCCTTGGAGCAATCTTGTTTATCGGCGGTATTGTTCTAACATTGCTTCCGGGCTCTATCTTGTTAGTGATAGGCGGTTTAGTGCTCTTAAGTTACGACTGGCCAAAAGCGCGAAGCTGGCTCAAATACAGCCAAAAAACAATGACGAATGGTGCCCGTAGAATTGATCGTTTTCTTCTTATGCGAAAGCTGCGTTAA
- a CDS encoding GNAT family N-acetyltransferase — protein MAFTIQNVDWEKDKHRLKALREHVFVLEWRVPEASEFDEHDSSACHVLIVNDENEPIATGRLTKRGELGRIAVKRCHRTLPVYRALFEALINTAKQNNVPIIKVVCNLESVSYHQSIGFIPDGQVFMDAGVPRQRLKCPAERFPLPDVTQLH, from the coding sequence ATGGCGTTTACGATACAAAACGTCGATTGGGAAAAGGATAAACATCGACTGAAAGCACTAAGGGAACATGTATTTGTTTTAGAGTGGCGCGTCCCCGAGGCAAGCGAGTTCGACGAACACGACAGCTCAGCGTGCCATGTGCTTATCGTCAATGATGAAAACGAACCCATTGCCACTGGGCGCTTAACCAAACGAGGCGAACTAGGCCGAATTGCTGTTAAGCGCTGCCACAGAACATTGCCTGTTTATCGCGCTTTGTTTGAAGCGCTGATTAACACGGCAAAGCAAAACAACGTCCCCATTATCAAAGTAGTCTGCAATTTAGAAAGCGTGTCCTATCACCAATCCATTGGTTTTATTCCCGACGGGCAAGTATTTATGGACGCAGGCGTTCCAAGACAGCGCCTAAAATGTCCGGCAGAGCGATTTCCTCTTCCGGACGTGACTCAACTTCATTAA